The Candidatus Manganitrophus noduliformans genome includes a window with the following:
- a CDS encoding diguanylate cyclase produces MTICKNSVYRYGFALAVVAVSFPLKTTLIPLIGREVSFLLFSAATIVSTWYGGVGPGLLASFSSMLLHGGLTPPSDPLPTSEWFFFKAFLITSLSVAWGSARHRAEATKEENRQLLRKMEQSISEHAGTVETTGKDLENKMRDRIQKEEELKTALSLVNAALESTTDGLLVVDQTGKIRTFNRKFVDMWQIPREIIASQDDNQSINYVLGQLKEPEQFIAKIRELYAQPEAESYDILEFKDGKIFERYSKPQQIEKTSGRVWSFRDITERRRNEKALQEQAIRDSLTGLYNRRYFDQRAEDEIARANREKYPVAILMCDLDFFKVLNDTLGHQVGDRMLKAVALSILDSTRGIDLIFRWGGDEIVVVLSKATRDGVLTAANRIREGILKIGNEADIPLDVSIGISLYPEHGRTVDELISMADRSLYIAKKGGDKIHIGDKEYDLDENAVTTVFQPVIEISSHRIIGYEALSRDPQGKLSIAELFKKYQAIGQLSELKRICFQLQLKAAQRLRLQRVFINVDFNLLDQVGLISKPPDVEVILEISESEALHNIDQRLQIARSWKEQGFKFAMDDFGASFVSLPFISQLVPDYIKIDRSAILQAVESKVFRQFLKELVGALRNHEPSGIIAEGIETEEELSIVREMEIHFAQGFLFGKPQAILSPPPPEAVR; encoded by the coding sequence ATGACGATTTGTAAAAATTCGGTCTATCGCTACGGCTTTGCTCTTGCCGTCGTTGCCGTTTCCTTTCCTCTCAAAACGACTTTGATCCCCCTGATCGGTCGAGAGGTTTCCTTCCTTCTTTTCTCTGCAGCCACCATCGTCAGCACCTGGTACGGAGGGGTCGGACCGGGTCTCCTCGCCTCCTTTTCATCCATGCTTCTTCACGGAGGTCTCACCCCCCCAAGCGACCCTCTTCCAACATCCGAGTGGTTCTTCTTCAAAGCCTTTTTAATCACCTCTCTTTCAGTCGCATGGGGATCGGCGCGACACCGGGCAGAGGCAACGAAAGAAGAAAATCGACAGCTTCTCAGAAAGATGGAGCAATCGATCTCGGAGCATGCTGGAACAGTTGAAACGACCGGCAAAGATCTTGAAAATAAAATGCGCGATCGAATACAAAAAGAAGAGGAGCTGAAGACCGCTCTTTCATTGGTGAACGCCGCCTTGGAGTCGACGACCGACGGACTCCTCGTGGTCGACCAGACGGGAAAAATCAGAACATTTAACCGAAAATTCGTCGATATGTGGCAGATCCCCCGCGAGATTATCGCTTCCCAAGACGATAACCAATCCATCAACTATGTCCTCGGGCAATTGAAGGAGCCGGAACAGTTCATCGCCAAAATCCGGGAGCTTTATGCTCAACCGGAGGCGGAGAGTTACGATATCCTTGAATTCAAAGATGGAAAAATCTTCGAGCGTTATTCCAAGCCGCAACAGATCGAGAAGACGAGCGGCCGCGTCTGGAGCTTCCGCGATATCACCGAGCGCCGGCGGAACGAGAAGGCGCTGCAGGAGCAAGCCATCCGGGACTCCCTCACCGGCCTCTACAACCGGCGCTACTTCGACCAGCGGGCCGAAGATGAAATCGCACGGGCGAACCGGGAGAAATATCCCGTCGCAATTTTAATGTGCGACCTCGATTTCTTTAAAGTACTGAACGACACCTTGGGCCATCAGGTCGGCGATCGCATGTTGAAGGCGGTGGCGTTAAGCATCCTTGACTCCACCCGCGGCATCGATTTAATCTTCCGTTGGGGAGGAGATGAGATCGTGGTGGTCCTTTCGAAAGCAACCCGTGACGGGGTTCTCACGGCGGCGAACCGGATCAGGGAAGGAATTCTCAAAATTGGGAATGAAGCGGATATTCCCCTCGACGTCAGCATCGGCATCTCCCTTTATCCCGAACACGGCCGGACGGTCGACGAATTGATCAGCATGGCCGACCGCTCCCTCTACATCGCCAAAAAGGGGGGAGATAAGATCCACATCGGGGACAAAGAGTATGATCTGGATGAAAACGCGGTGACGACCGTCTTTCAACCGGTGATCGAGATCTCCTCCCATCGGATCATCGGGTATGAAGCGCTCAGCCGCGATCCTCAGGGAAAGTTAAGCATCGCTGAACTTTTCAAAAAGTATCAGGCGATCGGCCAGTTGAGCGAGTTAAAACGGATCTGTTTTCAATTGCAGCTCAAGGCGGCGCAACGGCTCCGGCTTCAGCGCGTCTTCATCAATGTCGATTTCAACCTCCTCGATCAGGTCGGCCTGATTTCCAAACCCCCAGACGTCGAAGTCATTTTGGAGATCTCCGAATCGGAGGCCCTCCATAATATCGACCAACGCCTGCAAATCGCTCGAAGCTGGAAAGAACAAGGATTTAAATTTGCCATGGATGATTTCGGAGCCAGTTTTGTCTCCCTTCCCTTTATCTCCCAGCTCGTTCCCGACTACATCAAAATCGACCGATCGGCCATCCTCCAGGCGGTCGAATCGAAGGTGTTCCGCCAGTTTCTCAAAGAGTTGGTCGGGGCGCTGCGGAATCATGAGCCCTCCGGAATCATTGCCGAGGGGATTGAAACCGAAGAGGAATTGAGCATCGTGCGGGAGATGGAGATTCATTTTGCGCAAGGTTTTCTGTTCGGAAAGCCGCAAGCGATCCTCTCCCCTCCTCCGCCGGAGGCCGTTCGATGA
- a CDS encoding transcriptional regulator has product MTDRNLPSSNRPASETLRKKIMVELESRMMTARDLSKRLRATEKEIIGHLEHVAKSVRPPKRLIIAPSFCNQCQFTFSDRRKFSSPSRCPQCRHEGISPPAFRIEGGLESGKVDPT; this is encoded by the coding sequence ATGACCGATCGAAACCTCCCCTCGTCCAACCGTCCCGCCTCGGAGACCCTCCGAAAAAAAATCATGGTCGAATTGGAAAGCCGGATGATGACCGCGCGCGATCTCTCGAAGCGCCTGCGCGCCACCGAGAAAGAGATCATCGGCCATCTGGAGCACGTGGCGAAGAGCGTGCGGCCGCCGAAGCGGCTGATCATCGCCCCTTCTTTTTGTAATCAATGTCAGTTCACCTTTTCCGATCGTCGAAAATTTTCGAGTCCCAGCCGATGCCCCCAATGCCGGCATGAAGGGATTTCCCCACCCGCCTTTCGAATCGAGGGGGGGCTAGAAAGCGGGAAGGTCGATCCGACTTAA
- a CDS encoding PKD domain-containing protein, whose amino-acid sequence MKRRWCGFFLFFLMLGWVIAAGAQTPLFSDDFNRTGSNLGPNWSAVVGSFSTDGTQAVSQSGQNWAKVTAAIGTDDYQVEARITPPAGSNYTGLVARGDAGFFYMDLYAAQIDVVRQTINLYRRNGGGWTFLRGMPAPGGIVAGTAYLLAMKVSGSNPVQLEILFQGALLFSYSDSAANRILSGAPGIQNYNSGVRYDNFVVSSLTPPTGNQPPVASFSASPTSGTAPLSVSFNASASSDPDGSIATFSWNFGDGTTGSGVTTGHTYQTAGTFTATLTVTDNSGAQNSTTRTISVQSTGGGGGETILFEDNFNRTGSTLGTNWRLDGGSFSTDGTMAVSGGSANWAGVTTSIGTSDYAVEAILIVPAGSFYSGIAARGKSAAVNSDNYNLQISTQGTVNLYRRNAGVWTLLRSMAAPGGIVAGTPYKLKLKVSGANPTSLEVSFQDVLLFTYADNSTGQLFSGQPGISNYNAGVKYDHFRVTGLGGGGNQNPVARFTCTPSSGDGPLTTTCDASASSDPDGSIAGFSWSFGDGTTGSGVTTGHTYQNSGSYTVTLVVTDTMGGRGTASGTITVNPATGTGWTASRVPGDLKGVHFVDRNIGWATGMDLGIFKTTDGGKSWTKQTNIVWKSTPPEILPDVYDVFFINSQVGWVAGWPELILGTTDGGATWREQHLNRAYTTPTNYCEAFDAAGTCLRKKGPYMRRVRFADVSNGWVVGRYGYIFRTTNGGTTWTFIRQNWPLPVPCPPRTAYTPHWFGLDMVSTNEIWISGGMDDGTGCPGWNRVIVHTTDGGATWIYQNELPEFGGLGGSGRYHDLHLIGNLGWAVGEIGAVLRTTDHGATWRQVTNTGAGNISLWGLAFPDPQHIWIVGTGGLILHSADGGTTWVKQDGNTTNRLHRVSFVDAFFGWAAGHLGVITRTTSGGR is encoded by the coding sequence ATGAAACGGCGCTGGTGCGGTTTTTTTCTCTTTTTTTTGATGCTGGGGTGGGTCATAGCGGCGGGTGCGCAGACGCCGCTCTTCTCGGATGACTTCAACCGGACCGGAAGCAACCTGGGACCGAATTGGTCTGCCGTCGTCGGAAGCTTCTCGACCGATGGGACGCAGGCGGTCTCCCAGTCGGGTCAGAACTGGGCAAAGGTGACCGCCGCCATCGGAACCGACGATTACCAGGTCGAAGCGCGCATCACCCCGCCGGCCGGGAGCAATTATACCGGTCTGGTGGCGAGGGGGGATGCCGGGTTTTTCTATATGGATCTATACGCTGCTCAGATCGACGTGGTGAGGCAGACGATCAATCTCTATCGCCGCAACGGCGGGGGCTGGACCTTTCTGAGGGGGATGCCGGCCCCGGGGGGGATCGTTGCGGGAACCGCTTACCTGTTGGCGATGAAAGTCTCCGGAAGCAATCCCGTTCAACTGGAAATTCTTTTCCAGGGAGCCCTTCTTTTTTCCTACAGCGACAGTGCCGCAAACCGCATCCTGAGCGGCGCTCCCGGAATTCAGAACTATAACAGCGGGGTGAGATATGACAACTTCGTCGTCTCTTCCTTGACCCCTCCCACCGGCAATCAGCCGCCGGTCGCCTCTTTTTCGGCCAGCCCCACGTCGGGGACCGCGCCGTTGTCGGTCTCCTTTAATGCCTCGGCTTCTTCCGATCCGGATGGCTCGATCGCGACCTTCTCCTGGAATTTCGGGGATGGGACAACCGGGAGCGGCGTGACGACCGGGCATACTTATCAGACCGCCGGAACTTTCACAGCCACACTGACAGTGACCGACAACAGCGGCGCCCAGAACAGCACGACGAGGACGATCTCGGTCCAATCTACGGGAGGAGGGGGAGGGGAGACGATCCTCTTCGAAGACAACTTCAACCGGACCGGAAGCACCCTGGGGACGAACTGGCGGCTCGACGGGGGAAGTTTTTCGACCGACGGGACGATGGCCGTTTCGGGCGGCTCGGCCAACTGGGCGGGGGTAACGACGTCGATCGGCACCTCGGACTATGCAGTCGAGGCAATTCTGATCGTTCCGGCGGGGAGTTTCTACTCCGGGATTGCCGCGCGGGGAAAGAGCGCCGCGGTCAACAGCGACAACTACAACCTCCAGATCAGCACCCAAGGCACCGTCAATCTCTACCGCCGAAACGCCGGCGTCTGGACGCTCCTTAGGTCGATGGCCGCGCCCGGCGGGATCGTGGCGGGGACCCCTTATAAACTCAAACTCAAAGTGAGCGGCGCGAACCCAACGAGCCTGGAGGTCTCATTTCAGGATGTCCTTCTCTTCACCTACGCCGACAATTCCACCGGCCAGCTCTTTTCGGGCCAACCCGGGATCTCGAATTATAATGCCGGGGTGAAGTACGACCACTTCCGCGTGACGGGGCTCGGAGGCGGCGGCAATCAGAATCCGGTCGCCCGGTTCACCTGCACTCCCAGCAGCGGAGACGGGCCGCTGACGACGACTTGTGATGCGTCGGCGTCGTCCGATCCGGACGGCTCGATCGCGGGCTTCTCATGGAGCTTCGGCGATGGAACGACCGGAAGCGGTGTGACGACCGGCCATACCTATCAGAACAGCGGCAGTTATACGGTTACATTGGTCGTGACCGACACAATGGGAGGGCGGGGGACGGCGAGCGGAACGATCACCGTTAATCCGGCCACGGGAACGGGATGGACCGCTTCCAGGGTGCCCGGTGATTTAAAGGGGGTCCACTTCGTCGATCGAAACATCGGCTGGGCCACCGGAATGGATCTGGGAATCTTCAAAACGACGGATGGCGGGAAGAGCTGGACGAAGCAGACGAACATCGTCTGGAAGAGCACCCCTCCGGAGATCCTCCCCGACGTATATGATGTGTTCTTCATCAACAGCCAGGTCGGTTGGGTTGCCGGATGGCCGGAGCTGATTCTGGGGACCACCGACGGCGGGGCGACCTGGCGGGAGCAGCACCTCAACCGCGCTTACACCACCCCGACGAATTACTGTGAGGCGTTTGACGCGGCCGGGACCTGTCTGAGGAAAAAAGGGCCGTACATGCGCCGCGTCCGCTTTGCCGATGTGTCGAACGGCTGGGTGGTCGGGCGGTACGGCTACATCTTTAGGACGACGAACGGCGGAACGACCTGGACGTTCATCCGGCAGAACTGGCCCCTTCCGGTTCCCTGTCCGCCACGGACCGCGTACACCCCTCATTGGTTCGGTCTCGATATGGTGAGCACGAATGAAATCTGGATCTCCGGCGGGATGGACGACGGGACCGGCTGTCCCGGTTGGAACCGAGTGATCGTTCACACCACCGACGGCGGGGCGACCTGGATATATCAAAACGAGCTGCCGGAATTCGGCGGCCTTGGCGGGAGCGGCCGGTACCACGATCTTCATCTGATCGGCAATCTTGGCTGGGCGGTCGGCGAGATCGGGGCGGTCCTTCGGACGACCGACCATGGCGCCACCTGGAGGCAGGTGACGAACACCGGGGCCGGAAACATCTCGCTCTGGGGATTGGCTTTCCCCGATCCGCAGCATATCTGGATCGTCGGCACCGGCGGTCTAATTCTCCATAGCGCGGACGGCGGAACCACCTGGGTGAAGCAGGACGGCAACACCACAAACCGGCTTCACCGGGTTTCGTTTGTGGATGCTTTCTTCGGCTGGGCGGCGGGACATCTGGGGGTGATCACCCGAACGACGAGCGGAGGGCGCTAA
- the def gene encoding peptide deformylase has product MPVLEIVKYPAPVLLQRAEEVREVDGALQKQIDEMIETLYAAPGLGLAAPQVGDSRRFFVYDLSVQEEEPVARKGPLVVLNPEILEMEGEEVSDEGCLSIPGYHEKVKRAYRVLLRGLDREGKEIRIEGEGLLARLFQHEVDHINGVLMVERFSSLKKDIFFRKFKKMLKQGESF; this is encoded by the coding sequence ATGCCGGTTCTGGAAATTGTAAAATACCCGGCCCCGGTCCTGCTTCAGCGGGCCGAAGAGGTCCGAGAGGTCGACGGCGCGCTTCAGAAGCAAATCGACGAGATGATCGAGACCCTCTATGCCGCACCCGGTCTCGGGCTGGCCGCCCCTCAAGTAGGCGATTCCCGCCGTTTTTTTGTTTACGATCTTTCGGTTCAAGAGGAAGAGCCGGTTGCCCGCAAAGGACCGCTGGTTGTTCTCAACCCGGAGATTTTGGAGATGGAGGGGGAAGAGGTTTCCGATGAAGGGTGCCTTTCGATCCCGGGCTATCATGAAAAGGTAAAACGGGCCTATCGTGTTCTTCTCCGGGGGCTTGATCGGGAGGGGAAAGAGATCCGTATTGAAGGAGAGGGGCTTCTCGCCCGGCTCTTTCAGCATGAGGTGGACCACATCAACGGCGTTCTGATGGTCGAGCGCTTCAGCAGCCTCAAAAAAGATATCTTCTTCCGCAAGTTCAAAAAAATGCTGAAGCAGGGAGAGTCCTTTTGA
- a CDS encoding EAL and HDOD domain-containing protein: MEIFIARQPIFDRQQQVYAYELLFRSGLENIFNHTDVEHASSKVALDSFFILGIDTITGGKKAFINTSRGMLVNGYIALLPREMTVVEILETVEPDREVIAACRKLKQAGYLIALDDFIDEERYKPLVEMADILKIDFLTTKKDEQKRLIERYAPRGIRLAAEKVETRETLQEAMEMGYSYFQGFFFSKPTIISGKEIPGFKVNYLRILQEIHRPDLDYEKVEEIMKMEMSLSYKLLRYINSAFFGWRVEIRSIKHALVMLGESDFKRWASFISLSNMAKDKPNELVFQAILRGRYMEELAPMVRLSERAQDLFLMGMFSLIDAIVDRPLLDILVEMPIAEDIKAALMGEKGPLGDIYELMRSYEQGEWNRFSELAAWKKIDEEKIPPLYRKALEWASESFSAAQIVG; the protein is encoded by the coding sequence GTGGAAATCTTTATCGCCCGCCAGCCGATTTTCGATCGGCAACAGCAGGTCTACGCATACGAACTCCTCTTCCGGTCCGGCCTTGAAAATATTTTCAACCACACCGACGTTGAACACGCCTCGAGCAAAGTCGCCCTCGACAGCTTCTTTATCCTTGGAATTGATACCATCACGGGAGGGAAAAAGGCCTTCATCAACACCAGCCGTGGGATGCTCGTCAACGGCTACATCGCCCTGCTCCCCCGGGAAATGACGGTGGTTGAGATCTTGGAAACGGTCGAGCCCGATCGGGAGGTCATCGCCGCCTGCCGAAAATTGAAGCAAGCGGGATACCTGATCGCCCTCGACGACTTCATCGACGAGGAGCGATACAAGCCGCTGGTGGAGATGGCCGATATTCTCAAGATCGACTTCTTGACGACGAAGAAAGATGAGCAGAAGCGGCTGATCGAACGATATGCTCCCCGGGGGATCCGCCTTGCGGCGGAAAAGGTGGAAACACGCGAGACGCTTCAAGAAGCGATGGAGATGGGATACAGCTATTTCCAAGGCTTTTTCTTCAGCAAGCCGACCATTATTTCAGGGAAGGAGATTCCCGGCTTCAAAGTCAATTACCTTCGAATCCTCCAGGAAATCCATCGGCCCGACCTCGACTACGAAAAGGTCGAAGAGATCATGAAGATGGAGATGTCGCTCTCATACAAACTTCTACGTTATATCAACTCCGCCTTTTTCGGCTGGCGGGTCGAAATTCGCTCGATCAAACATGCCCTCGTCATGTTGGGCGAGAGCGATTTCAAGCGTTGGGCTTCGTTCATCTCCCTCTCGAATATGGCGAAAGACAAACCGAACGAGTTGGTCTTTCAAGCGATCTTGAGGGGAAGATACATGGAGGAGCTGGCGCCGATGGTCCGCCTCTCCGAACGCGCACAGGATCTCTTTCTGATGGGGATGTTCTCCTTGATCGATGCCATCGTCGACCGGCCGCTTCTCGACATCCTCGTCGAGATGCCGATCGCCGAAGATATCAAGGCCGCCCTGATGGGAGAAAAAGGGCCGCTGGGCGACATTTATGAATTGATGCGCTCCTATGAACAGGGGGAGTGGAATCGATTCTCGGAGCTGGCCGCCTGGAAAAAAATCGATGAAGAAAAAATCCCCCCGCTCTATCGAAAGGCATTGGAGTGGGCGAGCGAGAGCTTTTCAGCCGCGCAGATAGTCGGCTGA
- a CDS encoding YqgE/AlgH family protein, whose protein sequence is MSSWYRMISLSLLLSTLFVTATPPSLLAARQQTKIKKGVFLVADLRLLDPNFSKTVVLITQHGPGGSVGVVINRPTRTPLSRAFPEIEKFEKRPDTLFIGGPVQREVTILLLRTEKPPEAAVPVFEKVYVAPPVETLTDLLLHDDSKDPFRVYSGYAGWAPGQLQGEIDRGDWRILPGDADLVFQEETASIWEEMFRRSSQQWVNCRGDACVGVPQKPAFWGEYVAPALSSD, encoded by the coding sequence ATGTCTAGCTGGTATCGGATGATCTCTTTATCCCTTCTGCTCTCGACGCTCTTCGTCACGGCGACGCCCCCCTCCCTTCTCGCTGCGCGGCAACAAACGAAAATCAAGAAAGGGGTCTTCCTCGTCGCCGATCTCCGGTTGCTCGACCCGAATTTTTCGAAGACGGTCGTGCTGATCACACAGCACGGACCGGGAGGGAGCGTCGGGGTGGTCATCAACCGGCCGACACGGACGCCGCTCTCACGCGCCTTTCCCGAGATCGAGAAATTTGAAAAACGGCCTGACACCCTTTTTATCGGAGGGCCCGTTCAGCGGGAGGTGACGATCCTCCTTTTGCGGACGGAGAAGCCGCCCGAAGCGGCCGTTCCGGTTTTTGAAAAAGTCTACGTCGCCCCCCCGGTTGAAACACTCACCGACCTCCTCTTGCACGACGATTCTAAAGATCCTTTTCGGGTCTATTCCGGCTATGCCGGCTGGGCGCCGGGTCAGCTTCAAGGCGAAATCGATCGCGGCGACTGGCGGATCCTGCCGGGGGATGCCGATCTCGTGTTCCAGGAGGAGACCGCCTCGATTTGGGAGGAGATGTTCCGGCGATCCTCACAACAGTGGGTTAATTGTAGGGGCGACGCATGCGTCGGGGTCCCCCAAAAACCTGCTTTTTGGGGTGAATACGTCGCCCCGGCCCTGTCGTCGGATTAG
- a CDS encoding acetylornithine transaminase — protein sequence MKEGDRYLMSTYARFPLVLKQGKGATVVDVDGNRYLDFVSGIAVDSLGHCDPRLVKALQKQAAQLLHVSNLYYNLPQIELAKLLVTHSFADKVFFCNSGAEANEAAIKLARKFAKEKRDPSRFEIIAAQGAFHGRTLATVTATGQEKYQKGFDPLLPGFRHVPYGDPEAMEKAITPQTAAILLEPIQGEGGVRVPPKGYLTKVREICDRHRLLLILDEVQTGIGRTGRLFAYEHEGIAPDIMTLAKGLGGGVPIGAMLAGAEVAASFTPGSHASTFGGNPLVCAAGVAVMKQVTQGAFLKGVRDKGAYLMKKLAQLQRKTPVIKEVRGVGLIAAVDLTIPAVDVINKAMAQGLLLNRTSDQTLRFVPPLTIRRTEIDRMIALLTDIFTELPHAEA from the coding sequence ATGAAAGAGGGCGACCGGTATTTGATGTCGACCTATGCCCGCTTTCCACTCGTTTTAAAGCAGGGAAAAGGGGCAACGGTCGTCGATGTGGATGGAAATCGCTATCTCGATTTTGTCAGCGGAATTGCGGTCGACAGTCTCGGCCATTGCGACCCGCGCCTGGTGAAGGCGCTCCAGAAGCAGGCGGCGCAGCTTCTCCACGTCTCAAACCTCTACTACAACCTCCCGCAGATCGAGCTGGCCAAGCTCCTCGTCACCCATTCGTTTGCCGACAAGGTTTTCTTCTGCAACAGCGGCGCGGAGGCGAATGAAGCGGCGATCAAGCTCGCCCGAAAGTTCGCCAAAGAAAAGCGCGACCCTTCCCGATTCGAGATCATCGCGGCGCAAGGCGCCTTCCATGGACGGACGCTTGCCACGGTGACCGCCACCGGGCAGGAAAAATATCAAAAAGGATTCGATCCGCTCCTCCCCGGCTTTCGGCATGTCCCCTACGGAGATCCGGAGGCGATGGAGAAGGCGATCACGCCGCAAACCGCCGCCATCCTCCTCGAACCGATCCAGGGAGAGGGGGGGGTTCGGGTCCCCCCGAAAGGCTATTTGACGAAAGTCCGAGAGATCTGCGACCGGCACCGCCTTCTACTGATCCTCGATGAAGTCCAGACCGGCATCGGACGGACCGGACGGCTCTTTGCGTATGAGCACGAAGGGATCGCCCCCGACATCATGACCCTGGCGAAAGGTCTCGGCGGGGGGGTTCCGATCGGGGCGATGCTCGCCGGCGCGGAGGTCGCCGCGTCATTCACCCCCGGAAGCCACGCCTCGACCTTCGGTGGAAACCCGCTGGTCTGCGCCGCGGGGGTCGCCGTGATGAAACAGGTGACGCAGGGGGCCTTTCTCAAAGGGGTCCGCGACAAAGGGGCTTATCTGATGAAGAAGCTCGCCCAGCTTCAGCGGAAGACGCCGGTCATCAAAGAAGTCCGGGGCGTGGGGCTGATCGCCGCCGTCGATCTGACGATTCCGGCCGTCGATGTCATCAACAAAGCGATGGCGCAAGGGCTTCTCCTCAACAGAACCTCCGATCAGACCCTCCGGTTCGTTCCCCCCTTGACCATTCGCCGGACCGAGATCGATCGGATGATTGCTTTGCTGACCGACATTTTCACGGAGCTTCCCCATGCCGAAGCGTGA
- a CDS encoding glucose-6-phosphate isomerase, translating into MKRVPSLTFDFKNMMTDQIGPVHGMGEEECARAFPLLDDVYRTFRESRNKGNLAFLDLPYQPTEKIKALAKKVQGRFENFVLLGIGGSALGPIAIQQALHSPYYNLLSKKERGGPRMFFLDNVDPTEVASLLEVLDPSKTAVNVVTKSGGTIETLAQFLIFQKWIYKKVGKEKGAAHFIVTTDPKKGTLREIAQKEGYATLEIPEPVGGRFSVLTPVGLFPAAVSGIDIDLMLQGAADLDQEFQKVPPHENAAVWGAFVHHWAYLIKRRNILVLMPYSEGLVGVAQWFVQLWAESLGKEKDISGKRISVGQTPVVAVGATDQHSQLQLYMEGPVDKTIQFLVVGSFGKDLPFPTVRSDTPIGLLAGHTLGSLLKIEQRAIEASLVESGRPNCKLIVPEINPYYLGALFYFFEFQTAFAGKLYGINPFDQPGVEAGKRIIHKLLKEEGQNRTKETSKRR; encoded by the coding sequence ATGAAGCGCGTTCCATCCCTGACATTCGATTTCAAAAACATGATGACCGACCAGATCGGACCGGTGCACGGCATGGGAGAAGAGGAATGCGCGCGCGCCTTTCCTCTGTTGGATGATGTTTACCGCACATTTCGGGAGAGCCGAAACAAAGGGAACCTGGCGTTCCTGGATCTCCCCTATCAACCGACAGAGAAAATCAAGGCACTCGCCAAAAAGGTCCAAGGCCGGTTCGAGAACTTTGTTCTTCTTGGAATCGGCGGATCGGCGCTGGGGCCGATCGCCATCCAACAGGCGCTCCATTCCCCCTATTATAATCTCCTCTCGAAAAAAGAGCGGGGCGGGCCGAGGATGTTCTTCCTCGACAATGTCGATCCGACCGAAGTGGCCTCTCTTCTTGAGGTGCTCGATCCCTCCAAGACCGCGGTCAACGTGGTAACGAAGTCGGGGGGGACGATCGAGACGCTGGCGCAGTTCCTGATCTTTCAAAAGTGGATTTACAAGAAGGTTGGGAAAGAGAAGGGAGCGGCCCATTTCATTGTCACCACCGATCCCAAAAAAGGAACGCTGCGTGAAATCGCCCAAAAAGAAGGATATGCGACCCTCGAAATCCCGGAGCCGGTCGGCGGGCGGTTTTCCGTCTTAACGCCGGTAGGGCTCTTCCCGGCGGCGGTTTCCGGGATCGACATCGATCTGATGTTGCAAGGGGCGGCCGACCTGGATCAGGAGTTTCAAAAAGTTCCTCCCCACGAAAACGCCGCGGTTTGGGGGGCCTTCGTGCATCATTGGGCCTACTTGATCAAGCGCCGGAATATCCTGGTGCTGATGCCCTATTCGGAGGGATTGGTGGGAGTGGCTCAGTGGTTTGTACAGCTCTGGGCCGAAAGCTTAGGAAAGGAAAAGGATATCAGCGGCAAGCGGATTTCCGTCGGGCAGACCCCGGTGGTCGCGGTCGGGGCCACCGATCAACACTCTCAGCTTCAACTCTACATGGAGGGGCCGGTTGATAAGACGATTCAGTTTCTCGTTGTCGGATCGTTCGGGAAGGATCTCCCCTTTCCGACGGTTCGGTCCGACACCCCGATCGGGCTGCTTGCCGGTCACACGTTGGGAAGTCTTTTGAAGATCGAACAGCGCGCGATTGAAGCGTCGCTTGTGGAGTCGGGGCGGCCGAATTGTAAACTCATCGTCCCGGAGATCAACCCCTATTATTTGGGGGCTCTTTTTTATTTCTTTGAATTTCAGACCGCTTTTGCAGGGAAGCTCTACGGAATCAATCCGTTCGATCAGCCGGGTGTGGAGGCGGGGAAAAGGATCATTCATAAATTGTTGAAGGAAGAAGGACAGAACCGCACCAAAGAGACCTCCAAGCGACGCTGA